The following are encoded together in the Kribbella sp. CA-293567 genome:
- a CDS encoding ABC transporter substrate-binding protein yields MNIVPTLSKSRRAIAVASVAVLALTLSACGGGDDSAGGGGGEDKAKAAGITLVKSGQLTSCTHLSYKPFEFKEGTKVVGFDVDLIDLLAKDLGVEQEVVSLEWAQITSGAAFKAKKCDVGMGAMTITPERQAAIGISEPYMDASQVLLVKKDAPYKALADLKGKKVGVQADTTGKDYAEKTQKELGYQVITFPDLTSMANNVKSGRVDAGVNDNGALYDYVKDNPDTAVAAEFDTGEKYGFAADKSDPSSVKLIEKLNAALKKAKEDGTYKELYKKWFGVEPKQ; encoded by the coding sequence ATGAACATCGTCCCCACCCTCAGCAAGAGTCGCCGCGCGATCGCCGTCGCGTCCGTCGCCGTGCTCGCGCTCACGTTGTCCGCCTGTGGCGGCGGCGACGACTCGGCCGGTGGCGGAGGAGGCGAGGACAAGGCCAAGGCGGCCGGCATCACGCTGGTCAAGTCGGGTCAGCTGACCTCCTGCACGCACCTGTCGTACAAGCCCTTCGAGTTCAAGGAAGGCACCAAGGTCGTCGGTTTCGACGTCGACCTGATCGACCTGCTGGCCAAGGACCTCGGCGTCGAGCAGGAGGTGGTCAGCCTGGAGTGGGCCCAGATCACCTCCGGTGCCGCCTTCAAGGCCAAGAAGTGTGACGTCGGCATGGGCGCGATGACGATCACCCCGGAGCGGCAGGCGGCGATCGGGATCTCCGAGCCGTACATGGACGCCAGCCAGGTGCTGCTGGTCAAGAAGGACGCGCCGTACAAGGCGCTGGCCGACCTGAAGGGCAAGAAGGTCGGCGTCCAGGCCGACACCACCGGCAAGGACTACGCCGAGAAGACCCAGAAGGAACTCGGCTACCAGGTGATCACCTTCCCCGACCTGACCAGCATGGCCAACAACGTGAAGTCCGGCCGCGTCGACGCCGGTGTCAACGACAACGGCGCGCTCTACGACTACGTCAAGGACAACCCGGACACCGCGGTCGCCGCCGAGTTCGACACCGGCGAGAAGTACGGCTTCGCCGCCGACAAGAGCGACCCGAGCAGCGTCAAGCTGATCGAGAAGCTGAACGCGGCACTGAAGAAGGCCAAGGAGGACGGCACCTACAAGGAGCTGTACAAGAAGTGGTTCGGGGTTGAGCCGAAGCAGTGA
- a CDS encoding NAD(P)-dependent malic enzyme, producing the protein MVAEVVPSTVAPATDPYAGDPVFELHLGGKIEVTSSVRVADADELSRAYTPGVARVCTAIAEDPSLVRKYTWKSNVVAVVTDGTAVLGLGDIGPAASLPVMEGKALLFKEFGGVDSVPIALDCTDVDEFVETVVRLAPTFGGINLEDISAPRCFEIERRLKERLDIPVFHDDQHGTAVVVLAALRNALRVTGKSIGDIRVVISGAGAAGVACARILLQAGVGDLAVVDSKGVLHEDRSDLNPVKLSLAKDTNTGGLSGRLVDALDGADVFLGVSGGTVPEEAIARMAPGAMIFALANPNPEVHPDIAHRHAAVVATGRSDFPNQINNVLAFPGIFRGAFDVNASRITEGMKLAAAEALANLIPAEDLRPDYIIPSPFDSRVAPAVAAAVAEAARTDGVARD; encoded by the coding sequence ATGGTCGCCGAAGTCGTTCCGTCCACCGTCGCGCCCGCCACCGATCCGTACGCCGGTGACCCGGTCTTCGAGTTGCATCTCGGCGGCAAGATCGAGGTCACGTCCTCGGTCCGGGTCGCCGACGCCGACGAGTTGTCCCGCGCCTACACCCCCGGCGTCGCCCGGGTCTGTACCGCGATCGCCGAGGACCCGTCGCTGGTCCGCAAGTACACCTGGAAGTCCAACGTGGTCGCGGTCGTCACCGACGGCACCGCGGTCCTCGGACTCGGTGACATCGGGCCGGCCGCGTCGCTGCCGGTGATGGAGGGCAAAGCCCTGCTGTTCAAGGAGTTCGGCGGCGTCGACTCGGTGCCGATCGCGCTGGACTGCACCGACGTGGACGAGTTCGTCGAGACCGTGGTCCGGCTGGCACCGACCTTCGGCGGGATCAACCTGGAGGACATCTCGGCGCCGCGCTGCTTCGAGATCGAGCGCCGGCTGAAGGAACGCCTGGACATCCCGGTCTTCCACGACGACCAGCACGGTACGGCGGTCGTGGTGCTGGCCGCGTTGCGAAACGCGTTGCGGGTGACCGGCAAGTCGATCGGGGACATCCGCGTGGTCATCTCCGGCGCGGGCGCGGCCGGAGTCGCCTGCGCGCGGATCCTGTTGCAGGCCGGGGTCGGCGACCTGGCCGTCGTGGACAGCAAGGGCGTGCTGCACGAGGACCGCTCGGACCTCAATCCGGTCAAGCTCTCACTGGCCAAGGACACCAACACCGGTGGGCTTTCCGGCCGCCTGGTTGATGCGCTGGACGGCGCCGACGTCTTCCTCGGTGTCTCCGGCGGCACGGTGCCCGAGGAGGCCATCGCGCGGATGGCACCGGGCGCGATGATCTTCGCCCTGGCCAACCCGAACCCCGAGGTGCACCCCGACATCGCCCACCGCCATGCCGCGGTGGTCGCCACCGGCCGCTCGGACTTCCCGAACCAGATCAACAACGTGCTGGCCTTCCCGGGCATCTTCCGCGGTGCCTTCGACGTCAACGCCAGCCGGATCACCGAGGGCATGAAGCTGGCCGCCGCCGAAGCGCTCGCCAACCTGATCCCCGCCGAGGACCTGCGCCCGGACTACATCATCCCGTCCCCGTTCGACTCCCGAGTCGCCCCGGCAGTCGCTGCGGCAGTCGCGGAAGCCGCCCGTACAGACGGCGTCGCCCGAGACTGA
- a CDS encoding zinc-binding dehydrogenase — protein sequence MLAAYAARFSPDDPVSALEVGERPEPVAPDGWVTIDVKATALNHHDLWSLKGVGLKEQNLPMILGCDAAGLDPDGNEVVVHAVISDPGWKGDETLDPKRSLLSERYQGTLAAKIAVPAQNVVPKPAGLSFEEAACLPTAWLTAYRMLFTQSELKPGDTVLVQGAGGGVASSLITLARAAGLRVWATSRDEGKRAKAVEVGAHEAFESGARLPERVDAVMETVGQATWSHSLKSLKQGGTVVISGATSGQAPKSAELNRIFFLQLRVQGSTMGTRAELAQLVQFMANAGIKPHIDSTFALADAREGFTKLNAGDVFGKIVFTV from the coding sequence ATGCTTGCTGCGTACGCCGCCAGGTTCAGTCCGGACGATCCTGTCTCCGCGTTGGAGGTGGGGGAGCGGCCGGAGCCGGTGGCGCCGGACGGGTGGGTGACGATCGACGTCAAGGCGACCGCGCTGAACCACCACGACCTGTGGTCGTTGAAGGGCGTCGGGCTGAAGGAGCAGAACCTGCCGATGATCCTCGGCTGCGACGCGGCCGGGCTCGACCCGGACGGCAATGAGGTGGTGGTGCACGCGGTCATCTCGGATCCGGGCTGGAAGGGTGACGAGACGCTCGACCCCAAGCGGTCATTGCTGAGCGAGCGGTATCAGGGAACGCTGGCCGCCAAGATCGCGGTACCGGCGCAGAACGTCGTACCGAAGCCTGCTGGGCTGAGCTTCGAGGAGGCGGCGTGCCTGCCGACCGCCTGGCTGACGGCGTACCGGATGTTGTTCACGCAGTCGGAGCTGAAGCCGGGTGACACCGTGCTCGTCCAGGGCGCGGGCGGCGGGGTCGCGTCGTCGCTCATCACGCTCGCGCGGGCGGCCGGGTTGCGCGTCTGGGCGACCAGCCGGGACGAAGGCAAGCGGGCGAAGGCCGTCGAGGTCGGGGCGCACGAGGCGTTCGAGTCCGGCGCCCGGTTGCCCGAGCGGGTCGACGCGGTGATGGAGACCGTCGGGCAGGCGACCTGGTCGCACTCGCTGAAGTCGCTCAAGCAGGGCGGCACCGTGGTGATCTCCGGCGCGACCAGCGGTCAGGCACCGAAGTCGGCCGAGCTGAACCGGATCTTCTTCCTGCAACTGCGGGTGCAGGGGTCGACGATGGGGACCCGGGCGGAGCTGGCGCAGCTGGTCCAGTTCATGGCGAACGCGGGGATCAAGCCGCACATCGACAGCACGTTCGCGCTCGCCGACGCGCGTGAGGGGTTCACGAAGCTGAATGCGGGTGACGTTTTCGGCAAGATCGTCTTCACTGTCTGA
- a CDS encoding GNAT family N-acetyltransferase, translating to MKIEIRRAELADAEAGAWCHVKCWQEAYADQVDPVRLAETTSDVAQRVERWTQRLESGVLRWVAINPDPAAAVEDRVIGFSSPGPTRDEDAPTPLELYAIYVRETWWGTGLGRRLMHAAIGEESASLWVLEGNERAKAFYRRQGFVEDGTRVDEPFFGVPEIRMVRAAR from the coding sequence GTGAAGATCGAGATTCGCCGGGCCGAGCTCGCGGACGCGGAGGCCGGCGCCTGGTGCCACGTCAAGTGCTGGCAGGAGGCGTACGCCGATCAGGTCGACCCGGTGCGGCTGGCGGAGACGACCAGCGACGTGGCGCAGCGGGTCGAGCGGTGGACGCAGCGGCTCGAGTCCGGCGTACTGCGATGGGTTGCGATCAACCCTGATCCGGCGGCGGCCGTCGAGGACCGGGTAATCGGCTTCTCCTCACCGGGGCCCACCCGGGACGAGGACGCGCCGACTCCGCTGGAGCTCTACGCGATCTACGTCCGTGAGACGTGGTGGGGCACCGGGCTCGGTCGCCGGCTGATGCACGCGGCGATCGGTGAGGAATCCGCCAGCTTGTGGGTGCTGGAGGGCAATGAGCGGGCCAAGGCGTTCTACCGTCGCCAGGGCTTCGTCGAGGACGGCACCCGGGTGGACGAGCCGTTCTTCGGCGTACCGGAGATCCGGATGGTCCGGGCCGCCCGGTAG
- a CDS encoding AurF N-oxygenase family protein: protein MPGTDETAQRLLDSSARLSRDPETEIDWDAPLGDGYGLSPEWSTLYGTSYWEELTEVQRRELTRHEAASVASTGIWFELILQQLILRDVYALNPAGADFKWSLTEIADECRHSIMFARLTGKLVDVEYRPRPIARELGRLFKTVATGESAYAAILVAEEVLDVMQRDWMRDRRVEPLIRTVNHIHVVEESRHMVFAREETRQRLIGAGRARRWTSGLLIAVVADVIMSSMVTRAVYANAGLDADRAVREARRNEHHRALLRSSCANLMDFLGEVGLLTPAATRVYRRTGLR from the coding sequence ATGCCCGGCACGGACGAGACCGCACAGCGCCTGCTCGACTCCTCGGCCAGGTTGTCCCGCGATCCGGAGACCGAGATCGACTGGGACGCGCCGCTCGGTGACGGCTACGGGCTGAGCCCGGAGTGGAGCACCCTTTACGGCACGTCTTACTGGGAAGAGCTGACCGAAGTCCAGCGGCGGGAGCTGACCCGGCACGAGGCCGCTTCGGTCGCATCGACCGGGATCTGGTTCGAACTGATCCTGCAGCAGTTGATCCTTCGCGATGTCTATGCCCTGAATCCGGCCGGTGCGGACTTCAAGTGGTCGCTGACCGAGATCGCCGACGAGTGCCGGCACTCGATCATGTTCGCCCGGCTGACCGGCAAACTGGTTGACGTGGAGTACCGGCCGCGGCCGATCGCCCGTGAGCTCGGACGGTTATTCAAGACGGTGGCCACCGGCGAGTCCGCGTACGCCGCGATCCTGGTGGCCGAGGAGGTACTCGACGTGATGCAGCGCGACTGGATGCGCGACCGGCGGGTCGAACCGCTGATCCGGACCGTGAACCACATCCACGTGGTCGAGGAGTCGCGGCACATGGTGTTCGCCCGGGAGGAGACCCGGCAGCGGCTGATCGGCGCGGGCCGGGCCCGGCGATGGACGAGTGGTCTGCTGATCGCGGTGGTGGCCGACGTGATCATGAGCAGCATGGTGACCAGGGCGGTCTACGCGAACGCCGGTCTGGATGCCGACCGAGCGGTGCGGGAGGCTCGGCGCAACGAGCATCACCGGGCGCTGCTGCGGTCGAGTTGCGCCAACCTGATGGACTTCCTCGGTGAGGTGGGGCTGCTGACTCCGGCGGCGACGCGGGTCTACCGGCGTACCGGGTTGCGCTGA
- a CDS encoding FAD-dependent oxidoreductase, with protein sequence MTYVIAGDCCSDASCVAVCPMNSIHPSPGEAGFGTTDGLFIDPRTCIDCGACADICPVGAAKPADQATPVEVELNRSHFATQPALNALDLDTWDAPSFAPWTDGPRRVAVVGAGPAGIYAARELLLRSTAEVTVYDRLPVAGGLARFGVAPDHPLTKQIVTTFERVLAHPRVHWRPGTEAVTAELETRYDAVVHAVGSFQSRRLGIPGEDAARSCSAAEVVAWYNGHPGARLPVELVGPRAVIVGSGNVALDLARLLVSTPDRLATLDLPAAVRTTLASSNITEVVLVARRGPEAAAYSASALRDLQSLDGVDILFDTEGSELSSPPLPGRRIVFRFGTTPEAWDPAAGFVTDAGMVSAGNLFTAIGFAGRPIDGLPFDEQRGIVPNDRGAVLNRPGHFVAGWIKRGAQGGIGANRACAEETVRTLLATASSGALSAAPM encoded by the coding sequence ATGACCTACGTCATCGCGGGGGACTGCTGCTCGGACGCGAGTTGCGTGGCGGTCTGCCCGATGAACAGCATCCACCCGTCACCAGGGGAGGCCGGGTTCGGTACTACGGACGGGTTGTTCATCGATCCCCGGACCTGCATCGACTGCGGCGCGTGCGCGGACATCTGCCCGGTCGGCGCGGCCAAGCCGGCGGATCAGGCGACGCCGGTCGAGGTGGAGCTGAACCGATCGCACTTCGCCACGCAGCCTGCGCTGAACGCCCTCGACCTGGACACCTGGGATGCGCCGAGTTTCGCACCCTGGACGGACGGTCCTCGCCGGGTCGCGGTGGTCGGGGCGGGTCCGGCGGGGATCTATGCGGCTCGGGAGTTGCTGTTGCGCAGTACGGCTGAGGTGACGGTGTACGACCGGCTGCCGGTGGCCGGTGGGCTCGCGCGGTTCGGGGTGGCGCCGGATCATCCGCTGACCAAGCAGATCGTGACGACGTTCGAGCGGGTGCTCGCGCATCCCCGGGTGCACTGGCGACCTGGGACGGAGGCGGTCACGGCAGAGCTCGAGACCCGGTACGACGCGGTGGTGCACGCCGTCGGCTCCTTCCAGAGCCGCCGCCTCGGCATCCCGGGCGAGGACGCCGCCCGCAGTTGCTCGGCCGCCGAAGTAGTTGCCTGGTACAACGGTCACCCCGGCGCCCGGCTCCCGGTCGAACTCGTCGGCCCCCGCGCGGTCATCGTCGGCAGCGGCAACGTGGCCCTCGACCTCGCCCGCCTCCTCGTCAGCACCCCTGACCGCCTGGCCACCCTCGACCTCCCCGCCGCCGTCCGCACCACTCTGGCGAGCAGCAACATCACCGAGGTGGTGCTCGTCGCGCGCCGAGGACCCGAAGCCGCCGCGTACTCAGCCTCCGCCCTCCGCGACCTCCAGTCCTTGGACGGCGTCGACATCCTGTTCGATACCGAAGGTTCCGAGCTGAGTTCACCGCCGCTGCCCGGGCGCAGAATCGTGTTCCGGTTCGGCACCACGCCTGAAGCCTGGGACCCGGCGGCGGGATTCGTCACCGACGCAGGGATGGTCTCCGCGGGGAATCTCTTCACCGCGATCGGGTTCGCCGGTCGGCCGATCGACGGGTTGCCGTTCGACGAGCAGCGCGGCATCGTCCCCAATGACCGCGGCGCGGTACTGAACCGCCCGGGTCACTTCGTCGCCGGATGGATCAAGCGTGGCGCGCAAGGCGGCATCGGCGCCAACAGGGCCTGCGCCGAGGAGACCGTGCGGACGTTGCTCGCCACGGCATCCAGCGGAGCGCTGTCGGCGGCGCCGATGTGA
- a CDS encoding WhiB family transcriptional regulator: MRPTLTVIADPADRWMMRAACIGQAPAYDETASSWEQRKAQAICLTACPVIDECREWARRTKFTGTAAGEKFLSGRRRGRPGPQERRSPTPMVEEQQAS; this comes from the coding sequence ATGAGGCCGACCTTGACGGTGATCGCCGACCCCGCCGACCGCTGGATGATGCGGGCCGCGTGCATCGGCCAGGCGCCGGCGTACGACGAGACCGCGAGCAGTTGGGAGCAGCGCAAGGCGCAGGCGATCTGCCTGACGGCCTGCCCGGTCATCGACGAGTGCCGGGAGTGGGCCCGCCGGACCAAGTTCACCGGCACCGCCGCGGGGGAGAAGTTCCTCTCCGGCCGCCGCCGTGGCCGCCCCGGCCCGCAGGAACGCCGCAGCCCGACCCCGATGGTCGAGGAGCAGCAGGCCAGCTAG
- a CDS encoding sodium:proton exchanger, translated as MIRALRPVLLLLLAAVPAVALRLSGVHPAAPLAIVVFGLGVVAASFVLAWAAEAAEVDISGGLAIALLAVIAVLPEYAVDLYFAHTAGSQPEYVAYAAANMTGSNRLLLGLGWSSVVLISLYVASKRSGRTIKALVLESGYRRELGFLTIASIVAFVIPITGQIHLLLGIALLAFFGFYLWRAASSGHDDEPELIGPAARIGALAKVQRRITVVSMFLVAAGIILLSAEPFANSLVEGGHALGIDQFLLVQWLAPLASEAPEFIIAILFALRGKGAAALGLLISAKVNQWTLLIGSLPIAYGLGGGPAALALDGRQVEEFLLTATQTVLGLAVLLSLRFPRWAAWTLLGLFAVQFAVPGQTGRYVLSGIYLVLAIAALIHNRQYVVATLTSPFRRTPKVAAEPDKELVGV; from the coding sequence GTGATCAGAGCCCTCCGCCCCGTCCTTCTGCTGCTTCTCGCGGCCGTTCCGGCCGTTGCGCTGAGGCTCAGCGGGGTGCATCCGGCGGCTCCGCTGGCCATCGTCGTCTTCGGGCTCGGGGTGGTGGCCGCCTCGTTCGTGCTGGCCTGGGCCGCCGAGGCTGCGGAGGTCGACATCTCGGGCGGGCTGGCGATCGCGCTGCTCGCGGTGATCGCCGTACTGCCGGAGTACGCGGTGGATCTGTACTTCGCTCACACCGCCGGCAGCCAGCCGGAGTACGTCGCGTACGCCGCCGCCAACATGACCGGCTCCAACCGGCTGCTGCTCGGCCTCGGCTGGTCCAGCGTCGTACTGATCAGCCTGTACGTCGCGAGCAAGCGCAGCGGGCGCACCATCAAGGCTCTGGTGCTCGAATCGGGGTACCGGCGCGAGCTGGGCTTCCTGACGATCGCCAGCATCGTCGCCTTCGTCATCCCGATCACCGGGCAGATCCACCTGCTGCTGGGTATCGCCCTGCTGGCCTTCTTCGGCTTCTACCTCTGGCGGGCGGCCTCCTCGGGGCACGACGACGAGCCCGAACTGATCGGCCCGGCCGCGCGGATCGGTGCCCTGGCCAAGGTGCAGCGGCGGATCACGGTCGTCTCGATGTTCCTGGTCGCGGCCGGCATCATCCTGCTCTCGGCCGAGCCGTTCGCGAACTCGCTCGTCGAAGGCGGCCACGCGCTCGGCATCGACCAGTTCCTGCTGGTGCAGTGGCTGGCGCCGCTGGCCTCCGAGGCGCCGGAGTTCATCATCGCGATCCTGTTCGCCCTGCGCGGCAAGGGAGCGGCCGCGCTCGGCCTGCTGATCTCCGCGAAGGTGAACCAGTGGACGCTGCTGATCGGCAGCCTCCCGATCGCCTACGGTCTCGGCGGCGGCCCGGCCGCACTCGCGCTGGACGGGCGTCAGGTCGAGGAGTTCCTGCTGACGGCGACCCAGACCGTGCTGGGCCTGGCGGTTCTGCTGAGCCTGCGCTTCCCGCGCTGGGCCGCGTGGACGTTGCTGGGCCTGTTCGCGGTGCAGTTCGCCGTACCGGGGCAGACCGGGCGCTATGTCCTGTCGGGCATCTACCTGGTGCTGGCGATCGCAGCACTCATCCACAACCGCCAGTACGTCGTCGCCACCCTGACGTCACCGTTCCGCCGCACCCCGAAGGTCGCAGCGGAACCGGACAAGGAACTCGTCGGGGTCTAG
- a CDS encoding ArsR/SmtB family transcription factor, which yields MTTTPPEPTKAQLDSAASTFAMLSAPVRLHLVSLAAQGEYDVGTLADRVGVSIATASQHLGKLRLAGIITARREGRRHIYTVDDPHVLNLVDQIFEHIAPDGSLAPDPPLRRRPPHTD from the coding sequence ATGACGACAACGCCCCCGGAACCGACAAAAGCTCAGCTCGACTCCGCCGCCAGCACGTTCGCGATGCTCTCGGCGCCGGTCCGGCTGCACCTGGTCTCCCTGGCCGCCCAAGGTGAGTACGACGTCGGCACGCTGGCCGACCGGGTGGGAGTGAGTATCGCCACCGCCAGCCAGCACCTCGGCAAACTGCGGCTGGCGGGCATCATCACGGCCCGCCGCGAAGGCCGCCGGCACATCTACACCGTCGACGACCCGCACGTGCTCAACCTGGTCGACCAGATCTTCGAGCACATCGCCCCCGACGGCTCGCTGGCGCCCGACCCGCCGCTGCGCCGCAGGCCGCCGCACACCGACTAG
- a CDS encoding AAA family ATPase: MPFAAHPVRRIAAAEGITVSSSWPHTVPAVRQLLTDGLDLGPGVTFLVGENGAGKSTLVEAIAVAFGMSPEGGSTGARLSTRATESPLYEEIQLTRGAGSPRAGFFLRAETMHGFYSYLEDNPRPPGAPQDLPFHRMSHGESFLSLIGDRFDRRGFYCLDEPESALSFSSSLAVIGVLKRLAESGSQVLCATHSPVIAALPGATILEVGEWGIRESAWTDLQLVQNWRAYLDAPERYLRHIT; encoded by the coding sequence ATGCCCTTCGCCGCTCACCCCGTACGCCGGATTGCCGCGGCGGAGGGCATCACCGTTTCCAGCTCCTGGCCGCACACCGTCCCAGCGGTGCGGCAACTGCTGACCGACGGCCTCGACCTCGGCCCCGGTGTGACCTTCCTGGTCGGCGAGAACGGCGCGGGCAAATCCACCCTGGTCGAGGCGATCGCGGTCGCGTTCGGGATGTCTCCCGAGGGTGGTTCCACCGGAGCCCGGCTGAGCACGCGGGCGACCGAGTCACCGCTGTACGAGGAGATCCAGCTGACCCGGGGCGCCGGCTCTCCCCGCGCGGGCTTCTTCCTGCGAGCCGAGACGATGCACGGCTTCTACAGCTATCTCGAGGACAACCCGCGGCCACCCGGCGCCCCGCAAGATCTGCCGTTCCACCGGATGAGCCACGGCGAGAGCTTCCTCAGCCTGATCGGCGACCGCTTCGACCGCCGCGGTTTCTACTGTCTCGACGAGCCCGAGTCCGCGTTGTCGTTCTCGTCCAGCCTGGCCGTCATCGGCGTCCTGAAGCGGCTGGCCGAGTCCGGCTCGCAGGTGCTCTGCGCCACTCACTCCCCCGTCATCGCCGCTCTTCCCGGCGCCACCATCCTCGAAGTCGGCGAATGGGGCATCCGGGAGTCGGCGTGGACCGACCTGCAACTCGTCCAGAACTGGCGCGCCTATCTGGACGCACCCGAGCGCTACCTCCGGCACATCACCTAG
- a CDS encoding DUF6104 family protein: MYFTDRGIEELEGRRGEEEVPLAWVAERLREFVDLNPEFETPIERFATWLARLDDDDE; encoded by the coding sequence GTGTACTTCACCGACAGAGGGATCGAGGAGCTCGAGGGCCGGCGGGGCGAGGAAGAAGTCCCGTTGGCCTGGGTCGCGGAGCGGCTGCGCGAGTTCGTCGACCTGAACCCCGAGTTCGAGACGCCGATCGAGCGCTTCGCCACCTGGCTGGCGCGGCTGGACGACGACGACGAGTAG